The following are encoded together in the Streptococcus oralis genome:
- the rpsI gene encoding 30S ribosomal protein S9 — MSQAQYAGTGRRKNAVARVRLVPGTGKITVNKKDVEEYIPHADLRLVINQPFAVTSTVGSYDVFVNVVGGGYAGQSGAIRHGIARALLQVDPDFRDSLKRAGLLTRDSRKVERKKPGLKKARKASQFSKR, encoded by the coding sequence ATGTCACAAGCACAATATGCAGGTACTGGACGTCGTAAAAACGCTGTTGCACGCGTTCGCCTTGTTCCAGGAACTGGTAAAATCACTGTTAACAAAAAAGATGTTGAAGAGTACATCCCACATGCTGACCTTCGTCTTGTTATCAACCAACCATTCGCAGTTACTTCAACTGTAGGTTCATACGACGTTTTCGTTAACGTTGTAGGTGGTGGATACGCTGGTCAATCAGGAGCTATCCGTCACGGTATCGCTCGTGCCCTTCTTCAAGTAGACCCAGACTTCCGCGATTCATTGAAGCGCGCAGGACTTCTTACACGTGACTCACGTAAAGTTGAACGTAAGAAACCAGGTCTTAAGAAAGCTCGTAAAGCTTCACAATTCTCAAAACGTTAA
- a CDS encoding site-specific integrase has product MTISKTKNGTYRLKVYIPIEARMPLGIVNNNYYDKRFKTRKEARQAEIDLLTKLNQIEDHAFSGLAKEDILFSDFYTNIWWESYKAGQTTSTSKPPSRSTIANTKTCFEKHILPLLGNYTIQFLNQNKQVILNLMTAKANEYANFKTLRSYVISIFDWAEELEYIEANRVAKTLRRIKAVKKIQLAESKRDEDLYLTHEQLQEWFSAFKEDLENDKISLKDYVLFYLTFFLGDRKSETYALQWKHIDFSKSQIQLIQALDRYGQVKSTKGNKKTIFSISSDLLQLLTLWKKQQKYELAKFGIISNSEQFIFTYIDTRGNINKPLHADYLNNKMKTIKKRHPELTHATPHKLRHTGATLAKQAGMSLEAISEALTHSDTGTTQIYVNTSNVVPMAVGEFALKSLKQ; this is encoded by the coding sequence ATGACTATCAGTAAGACAAAAAACGGAACTTACCGATTAAAAGTCTATATACCAATAGAAGCACGAATGCCTCTTGGCATCGTTAATAATAACTATTATGATAAAAGATTTAAAACAAGAAAGGAGGCACGACAAGCAGAGATAGACTTACTTACGAAGCTAAACCAAATTGAAGACCATGCGTTTTCGGGACTAGCCAAAGAAGATATTCTTTTCTCAGACTTCTATACTAATATTTGGTGGGAATCCTACAAAGCAGGACAAACAACATCTACTTCAAAGCCACCAAGTAGGTCAACTATTGCTAATACAAAAACATGTTTTGAAAAGCATATACTACCCCTTCTTGGAAACTATACGATTCAATTTTTAAACCAAAATAAACAGGTTATTCTAAATTTGATGACGGCAAAAGCCAACGAATATGCCAACTTCAAAACTTTACGAAGTTACGTTATTTCTATTTTTGATTGGGCAGAAGAACTTGAGTATATTGAAGCAAATAGAGTTGCAAAAACTTTAAGACGAATTAAGGCCGTCAAAAAAATTCAACTTGCAGAATCAAAACGTGATGAAGATTTATATTTAACTCATGAACAACTCCAAGAATGGTTCTCAGCTTTTAAAGAAGATTTAGAGAACGATAAAATCTCACTCAAAGATTACGTCCTTTTTTATCTCACCTTTTTCCTTGGAGATAGAAAATCAGAAACATATGCTCTCCAGTGGAAACATATCGACTTTTCAAAATCTCAGATTCAGTTAATTCAGGCTTTAGACAGATACGGACAAGTAAAATCTACCAAAGGAAATAAAAAAACTATCTTTTCTATTTCTAGTGACTTGCTTCAACTTCTGACTTTATGGAAAAAACAACAAAAATATGAACTGGCAAAGTTTGGCATCATCAGCAATTCAGAACAATTCATTTTCACTTATATAGATACCAGAGGGAATATCAATAAACCTTTACATGCTGACTATCTTAATAATAAGATGAAAACTATCAAAAAGCGACACCCAGAGCTTACACACGCTACGCCACACAAACTACGGCATACGGGAGCAACACTTGCTAAACAAGCAGGAATGAGCTTAGAAGCTATTTCTGAAGCTCTAACACATAGCGACACAGGTACAACACAGATTTATGTCAATACTTCAAATGTAGTCCCTATGGCAGTCGGTGAATTTGCCTTAAAGTCTCTAAAACAATAA
- a CDS encoding helix-turn-helix domain-containing protein, with protein MQVILPDEQIHQIQLLLSNLIQKEIEQQIEKNSLSCPYLNKQQTCDYLGISNNTLDSWIQRGLPSIKIGKTIRFHKDAIDCWLNGNN; from the coding sequence ATGCAAGTAATTCTTCCTGATGAACAGATTCATCAGATTCAACTACTACTATCCAATCTTATCCAAAAAGAAATTGAACAACAAATAGAAAAAAATTCTTTAAGTTGTCCCTATTTGAACAAACAACAGACTTGCGACTATTTGGGAATTTCCAACAATACTCTTGATTCATGGATTCAAAGGGGGCTTCCATCAATCAAAATTGGAAAAACAATTCGATTCCACAAAGACGCTATTGACTGCTGGCTAAACGGTAACAACTAG
- a CDS encoding replication protein yields the protein MTKEQRSSKWTFLFYKESAPADYLEVLEELHIPFILSPWHDKDINRQTGELKKSHKHGAFFFDSLKSYKQVSELIKDKLNGPAHVEIVQSPKGLFDYFIHAENKEKTQYDINDIEVGCGFNLDKFLVENNSDDFMHEVVDIIEQNDFTEFEELVWYARANHTPLLGLIIERTYFFAKYLDSRRCNPMRNQDKKEGNKCK from the coding sequence ATGACAAAAGAACAACGCTCCAGCAAGTGGACATTCCTTTTTTACAAAGAAAGCGCCCCTGCTGACTACCTTGAAGTTCTTGAAGAACTACACATCCCCTTCATCCTTAGTCCTTGGCACGATAAAGACATTAACCGACAAACTGGGGAACTGAAAAAATCTCACAAACACGGGGCTTTCTTCTTTGATTCTCTCAAAAGTTATAAACAAGTTTCCGAGCTAATCAAGGACAAGTTGAATGGACCTGCTCATGTAGAAATCGTACAATCTCCCAAAGGACTTTTTGACTACTTCATTCATGCCGAAAACAAGGAGAAAACTCAATATGATATAAATGATATTGAAGTTGGATGTGGTTTTAATCTCGATAAATTTCTTGTAGAAAATAACTCAGATGATTTCATGCATGAAGTTGTGGATATTATTGAACAGAATGACTTCACAGAGTTTGAAGAACTCGTCTGGTATGCACGAGCTAATCACACACCACTTCTAGGACTTATCATTGAGCGCACCTACTTTTTTGCTAAGTATTTGGATTCACGTCGATGCAATCCAATGAGGAACCAAGATAAGAAGGAGGGTAATAAATGCAAGTAA
- a CDS encoding AAA family ATPase, giving the protein MVSETDAVLQSYLLQSLNMALGALMQGETSYTNSFNILIQENGFIFIPRLPCAYILDDELYNKIFLIANATLYPHYTLLKQNATYFVPLKTDDIHIQRGLFFPWRVGISKRLVIPDLDRYTTSLPKNQIPIMENFTLNLDKVNHMAICGNSGSGKSYALTYLLSVLKHQSDLIIVDPKFDTPSRWAREHQIAVLHPVENRSKSDFVSEINEKLSQCLELIHKRQAILYENPRHEFSHMTIVIDEVLALSEGVNKTIKESFFSLLSSIALLGRATKLHLLLVSQRFDHTTIPISVREQLNVLIQIGNINKKTTQFLFPDLDPEGIVIPIGHGTGLIQVIDNEHPYQVLPLLCPTYYTKKGIL; this is encoded by the coding sequence ATGGTATCTGAAACAGATGCCGTCTTGCAATCATACTTGCTCCAGAGCCTTAATATGGCTCTGGGAGCCTTGATGCAAGGCGAAACGAGTTACACAAACAGTTTTAACATCCTCATTCAAGAAAATGGTTTCATTTTCATCCCACGGCTTCCCTGTGCCTATATTTTAGATGATGAGCTCTATAATAAAATCTTCTTGATTGCTAACGCAACCCTATATCCACATTACACATTATTGAAGCAAAATGCCACATACTTCGTCCCTCTAAAAACGGATGATATCCATATTCAGCGAGGACTTTTCTTTCCGTGGAGGGTGGGAATTTCAAAACGATTAGTCATTCCTGATCTTGATAGATACACAACAAGTTTACCAAAAAATCAAATTCCAATTATGGAAAATTTCACTCTCAATCTTGATAAGGTCAATCACATGGCAATCTGTGGAAATAGTGGTTCGGGTAAATCCTATGCTCTCACCTATTTACTGAGTGTACTCAAACATCAATCTGATTTAATTATAGTAGACCCAAAATTTGACACACCTAGTCGTTGGGCTCGTGAACATCAAATTGCAGTGCTTCACCCCGTTGAAAATCGCTCTAAGTCCGACTTTGTATCAGAAATCAATGAGAAATTAAGTCAATGTCTAGAACTGATTCACAAACGTCAAGCAATCCTATACGAGAATCCACGTCATGAGTTCAGCCATATGACAATTGTGATTGATGAAGTTCTTGCATTATCTGAGGGAGTCAATAAGACGATTAAAGAATCGTTTTTCTCACTCTTATCTTCTATCGCACTTCTCGGACGTGCTACAAAACTTCATTTGTTACTTGTTTCACAAAGATTCGATCACACTACGATTCCCATTTCTGTTCGTGAACAACTTAATGTCCTCATCCAGATTGGCAACATTAACAAGAAGACGACACAATTTCTATTCCCTGACCTCGACCCAGAAGGTATTGTTATCCCTATCGGGCATGGAACAGGTCTGATTCAAGTAATTGATAACGAACATCCTTATCAGGTACTTCCGCTACTATGTCCAACGTATTACACAAAGAAAGGAATTCTTTAA